A single genomic interval of Saccharothrix saharensis harbors:
- a CDS encoding family 43 glycosylhydrolase, translated as MRSTYRGARRSGVVLATVTTLLGGVTAALPPTASAAVVDTAASYVLVNRNSGKALDVYDLATADGARISQYTRNDGAWQQWQFVDSGGGYYRLKSRHSGKVLDFANTADRTGLTQWTDHNGTNQQFRLADSSGGYVRLVNRASNKAVDVLDFSTADGAQLIQWPDTGGTNQQWQLVKLGAPSPGTFTNPIKRNGPDPWMQYHNGYYYLATTTWNSTITMRRSRTLAGLSTAADQVIFNLTRPNGCCNMWAPEFHLLGGRWYLYYVAGQNVQDFNPTQRLHVLESSGSDPMGPYSFKADLGSTWELDPSILQHNGRLYLLGSATDGSQSLTITPLSNPYTISGARRTISQPTLSWERQTHPVNEGGEPLYRNGRTMIVYSASACWGPDYKLGLLTLTGTDPLNRAHWTKSPNPVFQRNDANGVFAPGHNGFFKSPDGTEDWIVYHANDSASGGCDMNRSTRAQKFTWNSDGTPNFGTPVRLGTTLPAPSGEPAS; from the coding sequence ATGAGATCGACTTATCGGGGCGCGCGCCGCAGCGGCGTCGTCCTCGCCACCGTCACCACGCTGCTGGGCGGGGTGACCGCGGCCCTGCCGCCGACGGCATCGGCGGCGGTGGTCGACACCGCCGCCTCGTACGTGCTGGTGAACCGCAACAGCGGCAAGGCGTTGGACGTGTACGACCTGGCGACCGCCGACGGCGCGCGGATCTCCCAGTACACCCGCAACGACGGCGCCTGGCAGCAGTGGCAGTTCGTGGACTCCGGCGGCGGGTACTACCGGCTGAAGTCACGCCACAGCGGCAAGGTGCTGGACTTCGCGAACACCGCCGACCGCACCGGGTTGACGCAGTGGACCGACCACAACGGCACGAACCAGCAGTTCCGGCTGGCCGACTCGTCCGGCGGGTACGTGCGGCTGGTCAACCGCGCCAGCAACAAGGCCGTCGACGTGCTGGACTTCTCCACCGCCGACGGCGCGCAGCTCATCCAGTGGCCCGACACCGGCGGCACCAACCAGCAGTGGCAGCTGGTCAAGCTGGGTGCCCCGTCGCCGGGCACGTTCACGAACCCGATCAAGCGCAACGGCCCGGACCCGTGGATGCAGTACCACAACGGGTACTACTACCTGGCCACGACGACCTGGAACTCCACGATCACCATGCGCCGGTCCCGGACGCTGGCCGGGCTGTCGACCGCGGCCGATCAGGTGATCTTCAACCTGACCCGCCCGAACGGGTGCTGCAACATGTGGGCGCCGGAGTTCCACCTGCTGGGCGGCCGTTGGTACCTGTACTACGTGGCCGGGCAGAACGTCCAGGACTTCAACCCGACGCAGCGGCTGCACGTGCTGGAGTCCTCCGGCTCCGACCCGATGGGCCCGTACTCGTTCAAGGCCGACCTGGGCAGCACGTGGGAGCTGGACCCGAGCATCCTGCAGCACAACGGGAGGCTGTACCTGCTGGGCAGCGCGACCGACGGCAGCCAGTCGCTGACCATCACCCCGCTGTCCAACCCGTACACGATCAGCGGCGCCCGCCGCACCATCTCCCAGCCGACGTTGTCCTGGGAACGGCAGACCCACCCGGTCAACGAAGGCGGTGAGCCGCTCTACCGCAACGGCCGCACGATGATCGTGTACTCGGCCAGCGCCTGCTGGGGCCCGGACTACAAGCTCGGCCTGCTCACCCTGACCGGCACCGACCCGCTCAACCGGGCGCACTGGACGAAGTCGCCCAACCCGGTGTTCCAGCGCAACGACGCCAACGGCGTCTTCGCGCCCGGCCACAACGGGTTCTTCAAGTCGCCCGACGGCACCGAGGACTGGATCGTCTACCACGCCAACGACTCCGCCTCCGGCGGCTGCGACATGAACCGCTCGACCCGCGCGCAGAAGTTCACCTGGAACTCCGACGGCACGCCGAACTTCGGCACCCCGGTCCGGCTCGGCACGACGCTGCCCGCGCCGTCCGGTGAGCCCGCGTCCTGA
- a CDS encoding non-ribosomal peptide synthetase: MTSQDEVFRFPASSGQRRLWLVDQLLPASPVYNIGWRIGVDGPLDAEALRVALNALVARHEALRTRFAAEDGVPVQVVSAALTVPLARLSGDVDAVVREEVGRPFELHGGPLLRAGLVEAGPERHVLVLVLHHTIADGWSCAVLFDELARLYEAEVAGEPHGLPDLPVQYPDYAVWQREQVEGGAFAADAEYWREALHGVPTVLSLPTDRTRPVTPTGRGAELRAGLDVPDGSFARLLAVFQCVLHRVTGQADFLVATPVAARTRPETEGLVGFVANTLPLRATFEPGTTFGEVVAAAEEATVAALAHQDLPFEQVVDLVAPQRTLAHAPLVQVLFAVEPVPPARAAGPVTLRPEPVANGGAKFDLSLTVERAGERWFARWQYDSELFTPETVAALHAVFAAAVHASPADRVAELWLGDHAPQEDAVEVPAETAADLVFAGLAEHPDAVAVEGALTCGELDRAANRLAHVLLAAGARPDQPVALCLDRGAPMVVGILAAWRAGAGYLPLDPSWPPARLTAMAEGSDVPVLVTDGASRAVTGPLTGPWTEVDLDTADLDAHPDTPPPATPRHPGMLAYVIHTSGSTGRPKGVRCTQGGLAALLRAMGELMELTPDDRLASITTPAFDVSTVEMLAPLVSGATLVVVPADDVADGALLRARVEETGATVVQGGPASWRMVVAAGGVPARVRLRISGGEAMTRDLADDLQTDGATLVDGYGPTETTVYSAAGVVSPAPDPVRLGPAVKGTSLHVLDPVMRPVPPGVIGELHIGGAGVARGYHGQPGLTAERFRPDPFGPPGGRLYASGDLVRRHADGRLEFLGRADRQLKVRGYRIEPGEVEAVLRAHPDVAQAVVVAWSAHAADVRLVAYAVPADAGLGDDELRRRVRPHLAASLPDYMLPAAVVVLPALPRTGTGKIDREALPDPVWTTDDVELVEPRDDDERRLAQIWREVLSMPADAPLGVHDNFFALGGHSLTATQMLARVRVALDVDLPLATLFAAPTIAELSANLGRGTGAAARGPVPLLDQLDELSDEEIDRLLGALVDEDEA; encoded by the coding sequence GTGACGAGTCAGGACGAGGTGTTCCGGTTCCCGGCCTCGTCCGGGCAGCGCAGGTTGTGGTTGGTCGACCAGCTGCTGCCCGCGAGCCCGGTCTACAACATCGGCTGGCGGATCGGTGTCGACGGCCCGCTGGACGCCGAGGCGTTGCGGGTGGCGCTGAACGCGCTGGTCGCGCGGCACGAGGCGCTGCGGACGCGGTTCGCGGCCGAGGACGGCGTGCCGGTGCAGGTGGTGTCGGCGGCGTTGACCGTGCCGCTGGCGCGGCTGTCCGGCGACGTGGACGCGGTGGTGCGCGAGGAGGTCGGCCGCCCGTTCGAGCTGCACGGCGGGCCGCTGCTGCGCGCCGGCCTGGTCGAGGCCGGGCCCGAGCGGCACGTGCTGGTCCTGGTGCTGCACCACACCATCGCGGACGGCTGGTCGTGCGCGGTGCTGTTCGACGAGCTGGCCCGGCTGTACGAGGCCGAGGTCGCCGGTGAGCCGCACGGGCTGCCGGACCTGCCGGTGCAGTACCCGGACTACGCGGTGTGGCAGCGGGAGCAGGTCGAGGGTGGCGCGTTCGCCGCCGACGCGGAGTACTGGCGCGAGGCGCTGCACGGCGTGCCGACCGTGCTGTCGCTGCCGACCGACCGGACGCGACCGGTGACGCCGACCGGGCGCGGCGCGGAGCTGCGGGCCGGGCTGGACGTGCCGGACGGCTCGTTCGCGCGGCTGCTGGCGGTCTTCCAGTGCGTGCTGCACCGGGTGACCGGGCAGGCGGACTTCCTGGTGGCCACGCCGGTCGCGGCCCGCACCCGGCCGGAGACCGAGGGCCTGGTCGGCTTCGTGGCCAACACGCTGCCGCTGCGGGCGACGTTCGAGCCGGGGACGACGTTCGGCGAGGTGGTCGCGGCGGCCGAGGAGGCGACCGTGGCCGCGCTCGCCCACCAGGACCTGCCGTTCGAGCAGGTGGTGGACCTGGTCGCGCCGCAGCGGACGCTCGCGCACGCGCCGCTGGTGCAGGTGCTGTTCGCGGTCGAGCCGGTGCCGCCCGCGCGGGCCGCCGGTCCGGTCACGCTCCGGCCCGAGCCCGTCGCCAACGGCGGGGCGAAGTTCGACCTGTCGCTGACCGTCGAACGGGCCGGTGAGCGGTGGTTCGCCCGGTGGCAGTACGACTCGGAGCTGTTCACGCCGGAGACGGTCGCCGCGCTGCACGCGGTGTTCGCCGCCGCCGTGCACGCCTCCCCCGCCGACCGGGTCGCCGAGCTGTGGCTCGGGGACCACGCGCCGCAGGAGGACGCCGTCGAGGTGCCCGCCGAAACCGCCGCCGACCTGGTGTTCGCCGGGTTGGCCGAGCACCCGGACGCGGTCGCGGTCGAGGGCGCGCTGACGTGCGGCGAGCTGGACCGGGCGGCGAACCGCCTGGCGCACGTGCTGCTGGCCGCCGGCGCGCGGCCGGACCAGCCGGTGGCGCTGTGCCTGGACCGGGGCGCGCCGATGGTGGTCGGCATCCTGGCCGCGTGGCGGGCGGGCGCGGGCTACCTGCCGCTGGACCCGTCGTGGCCACCGGCCCGGCTCACCGCCATGGCCGAGGGGTCCGACGTGCCGGTGCTCGTCACGGACGGCGCGTCGCGCGCGGTCACCGGACCGTTGACCGGGCCGTGGACCGAGGTGGACCTGGACACCGCCGACCTCGACGCGCACCCGGACACGCCACCGCCGGCCACCCCGCGGCACCCCGGCATGCTCGCCTACGTCATCCACACGTCCGGGTCCACCGGCAGGCCGAAGGGCGTGCGGTGCACCCAGGGCGGGCTGGCCGCGTTGCTGCGCGCGATGGGCGAGCTGATGGAGCTGACGCCGGACGACCGGCTCGCGTCCATCACCACGCCCGCGTTCGACGTGTCCACGGTGGAGATGCTGGCCCCGCTGGTCAGCGGCGCCACGCTCGTGGTCGTCCCGGCGGACGACGTGGCCGACGGCGCGCTGCTGCGGGCCCGCGTCGAGGAGACCGGGGCGACGGTCGTGCAGGGCGGTCCGGCGAGCTGGCGGATGGTCGTCGCGGCCGGAGGCGTGCCCGCGCGCGTGCGGCTGCGGATCAGCGGCGGCGAGGCGATGACCCGCGACCTGGCCGACGACCTCCAGACCGACGGCGCGACCCTCGTCGACGGCTACGGGCCGACCGAGACCACGGTCTACTCGGCGGCGGGGGTCGTGTCGCCCGCGCCGGACCCCGTCCGGCTCGGCCCCGCGGTCAAGGGCACGTCGCTGCACGTGCTCGACCCGGTGATGCGCCCGGTGCCGCCGGGGGTGATCGGCGAACTGCACATCGGCGGCGCGGGCGTGGCCCGCGGCTACCACGGGCAGCCCGGCCTGACCGCCGAGCGGTTCCGGCCGGACCCGTTCGGGCCGCCCGGCGGGCGCCTCTACGCCTCGGGTGACCTGGTCCGCCGGCACGCCGACGGCAGGCTGGAGTTCCTGGGCCGCGCCGACCGGCAGCTCAAGGTGCGCGGCTACCGGATCGAGCCGGGTGAGGTCGAAGCCGTGCTGCGCGCCCACCCGGACGTGGCGCAGGCCGTCGTGGTCGCCTGGTCGGCGCACGCCGCCGACGTGCGGCTGGTCGCGTACGCGGTGCCCGCCGACGCCGGCCTGGGCGACGACGAGCTGCGCCGCCGGGTGCGCCCGCACCTGGCCGCGAGCCTGCCCGACTACATGCTCCCGGCGGCGGTCGTCGTGCTGCCCGCGCTGCCGCGCACCGGCACCGGCAAGATCGACCGCGAGGCGCTGCCCGATCCCGTGTGGACGACCGACGACGTCGAGCTGGTCGAGCCGCGGGACGACGACGAGCGGCGGCTGGCGCAGATCTGGCGCGAGGTGCTGAGCATGCCCGCGGACGCGCCGCTGGGCGTGCACGACAACTTCTTCGCCCTGGGCGGCCACTCGCTGACCGCGACCCAGATGCTGGCCCGGGTCCGGGTCGCGCTGGACGTCGACCTGCCGCTGGCGACGCTGTTCGCCGCGCCCACCATCGCCGAGCTGTCCGCGAACCTCGGTCGCGGCACGGGCGCGGCCGCGCGGGGACCGGTGCCGTTGCTGGACCAGCTCGACGAGCTGTCCGACGAGGAGATCGACCGCCTGCTCGGCGCCCTGGTCGACGAGGACGAGGCATGA
- a CDS encoding MbtH family protein → MTDENTDHHEFLVVLNDEEQYSVWFADRDLPPGWRAEGTRGTREDCLAHIERTWTDMRPRSVREHLAAHRG, encoded by the coding sequence ATGACTGACGAGAACACCGATCACCACGAATTCCTGGTCGTGCTGAACGACGAGGAGCAGTACTCGGTCTGGTTCGCCGACCGGGACCTCCCGCCGGGATGGCGGGCCGAGGGAACGCGTGGCACCAGGGAAGACTGCCTGGCCCACATCGAACGGACGTGGACGGACATGCGGCCTCGCAGCGTCCGCGAGCACCTCGCCGCCCACCGCGGCTGA
- a CDS encoding non-ribosomal peptide synthetase, producing MHTDSAPRLAPALPLQSGMIAAGLRDPSAGTDVIQCVQHWPHGLDTAAYLAAWRAAVARHPVLRTRFAWRADGGMEQWPGPAEDVPVLVDDSVADLDAFLAADRRAGVDPVAGPPLRVVALPGDVVVATFHHAILDGRSLAMLLAEVDDDYAARRTGGALEFPPRPDFADYARWHGARVAPDHPELRADERFWAAELAGSAEPGPLPLEHAGPDTPVMATAALDLSAAETEAVRALAAQAGVTVNTVVLAAWGLLSTTHAHADEAVFGVTRAARHGTVEGAQDMLGLLLATVPLRVPVDRDAAVVDWLRSVRERSVRARDHQLCPLPVIQRASGHDVPLMRSLVLFEHRELGTVLAARPSAPPGRRVRILRTPGYALTLYAFAEPHLSFRLIHDTGRFPAWAPDALLAQVRDVLAGMAEAPDRPVRELGGPRDRARVLRAWNDTAVDFPADATVPELFAEQVRLRPDADAVFDGVRWLSYRELDERSNRLAHVLAARGARVDRPVALALPRGADFVTAVLAVLKTGAAYLPLDPANPPAREAVVLRESGTPLVVSERPRAVPDGVVSVVLPGLDLSEQSPVSPAVRAHPSSVAYVNYTSGSTGTPKGVAVPHRGVVRLVTRPSFGRFEPGQTFLHLSATAFDLTTLEVWGALLTGGRVVAAPPGPLDPAVLAELLRVHRVSVLWLTAGLFHQLDPAVLADVDQLLAGGDVLAPDAVRAALAARGGKPVVNGYGPTENTTFTTCHVVRSAADVGATVPIGTPIQRTSVYVLDEAMRPVAVGVPGELYTGGDGLARGYVGAPGMTASKFVPDPFGDVPGGRLYRTGDLARWRPDGVLEFLGRADRQVKVRGFLVEPAEVEAVLRAHPAVTAAAVLPFGEDDARHLVAYVVPTASWEIDDVRAHVAERLPAYLCPARYVPLPELPLNRSGKVDRAALRSVRAPGARGTDRTLPSTAAQRRLAALWQHLLGTPEVFAEDDFFAVGGNSLLAVRLAFRVREEFGVEVPVADLHRARTLAACAAVLDAAVLDAAGSDAKAGTPPSRAPITRRDRSAYLVPAQRTSARPVADHLVLPRDGHWAAWRWVELRATGFGVEPLLAVASPEAARAAEAVLAAEDAVAEARWAAFRVLREVEDAARGERRSVLRRIGRLVRKGRFAEARSALAAVPPTDPVTVALPIPDPGSVPPGAEAAAVEPAAPVVDPDPAAPTTLVADAAVTTGLPPDPAAEAVPPARTGPDTGPAALLVVGAGAASDAEVDAALAAAAEAAARYEAAVAEYGTRFEAGRQAAAEVLRVVSGDAKFREAVAWQNPRALQTAVDALHQALSGDRPASRNVDYRRWEHTVVSYLQRYCAKNDTIGFFGPVGWARITDDAPAAITARPGPDLVDRRTTYLENWAVQQLAEALTTDAVRPWAVPRRMPFLDVVGDTLHVPMTDPVRLPAPDAAVLAACDGLRRAAEIARDLDRSVDDVLATLERLRQAKRIAWTLEVPPEALVPETALREQISAIGDPEARAGAERALHEIERGRDAVAAAVGDPDRLVGAIGELHEKFTAITGTAAVRRPGLFYAGRTLVHEECRRDLDVTLSPALAETLWTPLSLVLEAARWFTSAGSALYGRALREVYRERVAATGSDRVRLADFWLWANDTIFRLDERLIGRLVRTLQDRWAKALGHAPDGREAHYRVDDVRDAVLKAFAVPRPGWRGAVQHSPDVLIAARDEDAIRAGDYRWVLGEVHPGVNTMRSALFVSQHPDPAQLRAAMRHDMAGPRIVLATTREEGGTPQRLADALVSPDDLKIVSGHDACGPGLRDAVPVGACEVTESGGRLVARSRDGRVDVDLVELLNEQVMAQLVQHFRLLPAGEHTPRVSLDRLVVAREGWRLPAARSAFAFAPDEATRFLRAQAWRREHGMPRFVFVKSPVEHKPFYVDLESQPSVELFAHAVRALDRGKPDAPMGVGEMLPGPDRLWLTDAAGARHTAEFRVVAVDRRGWPERVGLRGEGPR from the coding sequence GTGCACACGGATTCTGCGCCGCGGCTCGCGCCGGCTCTGCCGTTGCAGAGCGGAATGATCGCGGCCGGCTTGCGCGACCCGTCGGCCGGGACGGACGTCATCCAGTGCGTGCAGCACTGGCCGCACGGCCTGGACACCGCCGCGTACCTGGCGGCGTGGCGGGCGGCGGTCGCGCGGCACCCCGTGCTGCGGACCCGCTTCGCCTGGCGCGCCGACGGCGGGATGGAGCAGTGGCCGGGACCGGCCGAGGACGTCCCGGTGCTGGTGGACGACTCGGTCGCGGACCTGGACGCGTTCCTGGCGGCCGACCGGCGGGCCGGGGTGGACCCGGTGGCCGGGCCGCCGCTGCGGGTCGTCGCCCTGCCCGGTGACGTGGTGGTGGCGACGTTCCACCACGCGATCCTCGACGGCCGGTCGCTGGCGATGCTGCTGGCCGAGGTCGACGACGACTACGCGGCCCGGCGCACGGGCGGCGCGCTGGAGTTCCCACCCCGGCCGGACTTCGCCGACTACGCCCGGTGGCACGGCGCACGGGTCGCGCCCGACCACCCGGAACTGCGGGCCGACGAACGGTTCTGGGCGGCGGAACTGGCGGGCTCGGCCGAACCCGGTCCCCTGCCGCTGGAGCACGCCGGGCCGGACACGCCCGTCATGGCCACGGCCGCGCTCGACCTGTCCGCGGCCGAGACCGAGGCGGTGCGGGCGTTGGCCGCTCAGGCGGGCGTCACGGTGAACACGGTGGTGCTGGCCGCGTGGGGCTTGCTGTCGACCACGCACGCGCACGCCGACGAAGCCGTGTTCGGGGTGACCAGGGCGGCGCGGCACGGCACCGTCGAGGGCGCGCAGGACATGCTCGGCCTGCTGCTGGCGACCGTGCCGCTGCGCGTGCCGGTGGACCGGGACGCGGCGGTGGTCGACTGGCTGCGCTCGGTGCGCGAGCGGTCCGTGCGGGCGCGCGACCACCAGTTGTGCCCGTTGCCGGTCATCCAGCGGGCGTCCGGGCACGACGTGCCGCTGATGCGCAGCCTGGTGCTGTTCGAGCACCGCGAGCTGGGCACGGTGCTGGCCGCCCGGCCGTCCGCCCCGCCCGGCAGGCGGGTCCGCATCCTGCGCACCCCCGGCTACGCGCTGACGCTGTACGCGTTCGCCGAGCCGCACCTGAGCTTCCGGCTCATCCACGACACCGGCCGGTTCCCGGCCTGGGCGCCGGACGCGCTGCTGGCCCAGGTCCGCGACGTGCTGGCGGGCATGGCGGAGGCGCCGGACCGGCCGGTGCGGGAACTGGGCGGGCCGCGGGACCGCGCGCGGGTGCTGCGGGCGTGGAACGACACCGCCGTCGACTTCCCGGCGGACGCGACCGTGCCGGAGCTGTTCGCCGAGCAGGTGCGGCTGCGGCCGGACGCGGACGCGGTGTTCGACGGCGTGCGGTGGCTGTCCTACCGCGAGCTGGACGAGCGGTCGAACCGGTTGGCGCACGTGCTGGCGGCACGCGGCGCGCGGGTGGACCGGCCGGTGGCGCTGGCACTGCCGCGCGGCGCGGACTTCGTGACCGCGGTGCTCGCCGTGCTGAAGACCGGCGCGGCCTACCTGCCGCTGGACCCGGCGAACCCGCCGGCACGTGAGGCGGTCGTGTTGCGCGAGTCCGGCACACCCCTGGTGGTGTCCGAACGGCCGCGTGCCGTGCCGGACGGTGTGGTGTCCGTCGTGCTGCCGGGGTTGGACCTTTCGGAGCAGTCGCCGGTATCCCCCGCGGTCCGGGCGCATCCATCAAGCGTGGCCTATGTCAATTACACGTCCGGGTCGACCGGCACGCCCAAAGGCGTGGCGGTGCCGCACCGGGGTGTGGTCCGGCTGGTCACGCGTCCCTCGTTCGGCCGGTTCGAGCCGGGGCAGACGTTCCTGCACCTGTCCGCGACCGCGTTCGACCTCACCACGCTGGAGGTGTGGGGCGCGCTGCTGACCGGCGGGCGCGTGGTGGCCGCGCCGCCCGGTCCGCTCGACCCGGCCGTCCTGGCCGAGCTGCTGCGCGTGCACCGGGTGAGCGTGCTGTGGCTGACCGCCGGGCTGTTCCACCAGCTCGACCCGGCGGTCCTGGCCGACGTGGACCAGCTGCTGGCCGGCGGTGACGTGCTCGCGCCGGACGCGGTGCGCGCGGCGTTGGCGGCGCGCGGCGGGAAACCCGTGGTCAACGGGTACGGGCCGACGGAGAACACGACTTTCACCACGTGCCACGTCGTGCGGTCGGCCGCCGACGTGGGCGCGACCGTGCCGATCGGGACGCCGATCCAGCGGACGTCGGTGTACGTGCTGGACGAGGCGATGCGGCCGGTGGCCGTGGGCGTGCCCGGCGAGCTCTACACCGGCGGTGACGGGCTGGCGCGGGGATACGTGGGGGCGCCGGGCATGACGGCGTCGAAGTTCGTGCCGGACCCGTTCGGCGACGTGCCGGGTGGGCGGCTGTACCGGACGGGCGACCTGGCCCGGTGGCGACCGGACGGCGTGCTGGAGTTCCTGGGTCGCGCGGACCGGCAGGTGAAGGTGCGCGGGTTCCTGGTGGAGCCCGCCGAGGTCGAGGCCGTGCTGCGGGCGCACCCGGCGGTCACCGCGGCGGCCGTGCTGCCGTTCGGCGAGGACGACGCCCGGCACCTGGTGGCCTACGTCGTGCCGACCGCCTCGTGGGAGATCGACGACGTGCGCGCGCACGTCGCGGAACGGCTGCCCGCCTACCTCTGCCCGGCGCGGTACGTGCCGCTGCCGGAGCTGCCGCTGAACCGCAGCGGCAAGGTGGACCGGGCGGCGCTGCGGTCGGTCCGTGCCCCGGGCGCGCGGGGCACGGACCGGACCCTGCCGTCGACCGCCGCGCAGCGGCGGCTGGCGGCGTTGTGGCAGCACCTGCTGGGCACACCGGAGGTGTTCGCGGAGGACGACTTCTTCGCGGTGGGAGGCAACTCGCTGCTCGCCGTGCGGCTGGCGTTCCGGGTGCGCGAGGAGTTCGGGGTCGAGGTGCCGGTCGCCGACCTGCACCGGGCGCGGACGCTGGCGGCGTGCGCGGCGGTGCTGGACGCCGCGGTGCTGGACGCGGCGGGATCGGACGCGAAGGCCGGGACGCCGCCGAGCCGTGCCCCGATCACGCGCCGGGACCGGTCGGCGTACCTGGTGCCCGCGCAGCGCACGTCGGCCCGGCCCGTCGCCGATCACCTGGTGCTGCCGCGTGACGGTCACTGGGCGGCGTGGCGGTGGGTCGAGCTGCGCGCGACGGGCTTCGGCGTCGAGCCGCTGCTGGCCGTGGCGAGCCCGGAGGCCGCGCGGGCGGCGGAGGCGGTGCTCGCGGCCGAGGACGCGGTGGCCGAGGCGCGGTGGGCGGCCTTCCGGGTGCTGCGGGAGGTGGAGGACGCGGCGCGCGGTGAGCGGCGGTCGGTGTTGCGGCGGATCGGGCGGCTGGTGCGCAAGGGGCGGTTCGCCGAGGCGCGGTCGGCGCTGGCCGCGGTGCCGCCGACCGACCCGGTGACGGTCGCGCTGCCGATCCCCGACCCGGGCTCCGTGCCGCCGGGTGCGGAGGCCGCCGCGGTGGAACCGGCAGCGCCGGTGGTGGACCCCGACCCGGCAGCTCCGACCACGCTGGTGGCCGACGCCGCGGTGACCACCGGGCTCCCGCCCGACCCGGCGGCGGAAGCCGTGCCGCCGGCGAGGACCGGACCCGACACCGGACCGGCCGCGCTGCTGGTCGTCGGCGCGGGAGCGGCGTCCGACGCGGAGGTCGACGCGGCGCTGGCGGCGGCGGCCGAGGCCGCGGCACGGTACGAGGCCGCGGTCGCGGAGTACGGGACCCGGTTCGAGGCCGGGCGGCAGGCCGCCGCCGAGGTGCTGCGGGTCGTCAGCGGCGACGCCAAGTTCCGCGAAGCCGTGGCGTGGCAGAACCCGCGCGCCCTCCAGACCGCCGTGGACGCGCTGCACCAGGCGCTGTCCGGCGACCGGCCCGCCTCCCGCAACGTCGACTACCGCCGGTGGGAGCACACGGTCGTCAGCTACCTGCAGCGGTACTGCGCGAAGAACGACACCATCGGCTTCTTCGGCCCGGTCGGCTGGGCCCGGATCACCGACGACGCCCCCGCCGCCATCACCGCGCGACCGGGGCCGGACCTGGTCGACAGGCGCACCACCTACCTGGAGAACTGGGCCGTCCAGCAACTGGCCGAAGCGTTGACCACCGACGCCGTGCGGCCGTGGGCGGTGCCCCGGCGGATGCCGTTCCTCGACGTCGTGGGCGACACCCTGCACGTGCCGATGACCGACCCGGTGCGGCTGCCCGCACCGGACGCGGCCGTGCTCGCCGCCTGCGACGGCCTGCGCCGCGCCGCCGAGATCGCGCGGGACCTCGACCGGTCCGTGGACGACGTGCTGGCCACCCTCGAACGGCTGCGGCAGGCCAAGCGGATCGCGTGGACCCTGGAGGTGCCGCCGGAGGCGTTGGTGCCGGAAACGGCGCTGCGCGAGCAGATCTCGGCCATCGGCGACCCCGAAGCCCGCGCCGGGGCCGAACGGGCGCTGCACGAGATCGAGCGGGGACGGGACGCGGTCGCCGCCGCCGTGGGCGACCCGGACCGGCTGGTGGGCGCGATCGGCGAGCTGCACGAGAAGTTCACCGCCATCACCGGCACGGCGGCCGTGCGCCGACCCGGCCTGTTCTACGCCGGCCGCACGCTGGTGCACGAGGAGTGCCGGCGCGACCTGGACGTCACCCTCTCCCCCGCGTTGGCGGAAACGCTGTGGACGCCGCTGTCCCTCGTCCTGGAAGCCGCACGGTGGTTCACCTCCGCGGGCTCGGCCCTGTACGGGCGGGCGTTGCGCGAGGTGTACCGGGAGCGGGTGGCGGCGACCGGCTCGGACCGGGTCCGCCTGGCCGACTTCTGGCTGTGGGCCAACGACACGATCTTCCGCCTCGACGAGCGGCTCATCGGCAGGCTCGTCCGGACCCTGCAGGACCGCTGGGCCAAGGCGCTCGGGCACGCCCCGGACGGCCGCGAGGCCCACTACCGGGTGGACGACGTGCGCGACGCCGTGCTCAAGGCGTTCGCCGTGCCCCGGCCCGGCTGGCGCGGCGCGGTCCAGCACAGCCCGGACGTCCTCATCGCGGCACGGGACGAGGACGCCATCCGGGCGGGCGACTACCGGTGGGTGCTGGGTGAGGTGCACCCCGGCGTGAACACCATGCGGTCGGCGTTGTTCGTGTCCCAGCACCCGGACCCGGCCCAGTTGCGGGCCGCGATGCGGCACGACATGGCCGGGCCGCGGATCGTGCTGGCCACCACGCGCGAGGAGGGCGGCACGCCGCAGCGGCTCGCCGACGCGCTCGTCTCGCCGGACGACCTGAAGATCGTGTCCGGGCACGACGCGTGCGGGCCGGGGTTGCGCGACGCGGTGCCGGTCGGCGCGTGCGAGGTGACCGAGAGCGGCGGGCGGCTGGTGGCCCGCAGCCGGGACGGCCGGGTGGACGTCGACCTGGTCGAGCTGCTGAACGAGCAGGTCATGGCGCAGTTGGTGCAGCACTTCCGGCTGCTGCCCGCGGGCGAGCACACGCCGCGGGTCAGCCTGGACCGGCTGGTGGTCGCCCGGGAGGGCTGGCGATTACCCGCCGCGAGGTCGGCGTTCGCGTTCGCCCCGGACGAGGCGACCCGCTTCCTGCGGGCGCAGGCGTGGCGACGCGAGCACGGCATGCCGAGGTTCGTGTTCGTGAAGAGCCCGGTGGAGCACAAACCGTTCTACGTGGACCTGGAGAGCCAGCCGTCGGTCGAGCTGTTCGCGCACGCGGTGCGGGCCCTGGACCGCGGGAAGCCGGACGCCCCGATGGGCGTGGGCGAGATGCTGCCCGGTCCGGACCGGCTGTGGTTGACCGACGCCGCGGGCGCTCGGCACACGGCGGAGTTCCGGGTGGTGGCGGTCGACCGGAGGGGTTGGCCGGAGCGTGTCGGTCTGAGGGGGGAGGGACCGCGGTGA